In the genome of Syntrophus gentianae, the window AAAACCTACTTGGAAAAAGAAATATGCTTGGTGGGTGATTTTGTTGCTTTTTGGTTTATCCTGGTTACCGCTTTCCGCATCGGCAGAACCCGGAAAGCCCCTGGTCGTCATTGACCCCGCACATGACGGTTCAGATAAGGGGGTCCGATTTTCAGATGATGTCTATGAAAAGGATGTCACCTTAGCCATCGCCCGCAGTATTCAGAAAGAATTGTCGCCGATTCAGAATCTCCGCGTTCAGCTGACCAGAGATTCAAATCGAGCAGTCAGCATTCGTGATCGGGAACAATTTGTTCGAAATGCAGCGCCAGATCTGTTCATCAGCCTTCATATAAACGCCGGGTTTGGAAAAAAGGCATCCGGATTTGAAATATATTTCCCTGGATTCAAGGGACAAGCCCAGAGTGAAAATAAAGATTCCTCCGTCATCCTGACGGACATGGCAAGAAACAAGCATCTCAATGACAGTGTTCGGTTTGCCT includes:
- a CDS encoding N-acetylmuramoyl-L-alanine amidase family protein — translated: MLFGLSWLPLSASAEPGKPLVVIDPAHDGSDKGVRFSDDVYEKDVTLAIARSIQKELSPIQNLRVQLTRDSNRAVSIRDREQFVRNAAPDLFISLHINAGFGKKASGFEIYFPGFKGQAQSENKDSSVILTDMARNKHLNDSVRFAYILQKNLEQVFPRKGRGLREAAVPVLEGIAKPAIVIELGFVSNAEDKKQLLDKDIQLAIAKAISKSIKELF